Proteins found in one Geomonas subterranea genomic segment:
- a CDS encoding tyrosine-type recombinase/integrase — translation MAGIYRRGTTYYAMYYIGGKKHRKSLETDDVKIAKARLRKLEDELDAGSDTPFPTKTSIPIVLEAYIQHMFSYRDAKSVNRDLSPMRIMFGEVCSSLKVKNKAIVEKIEHRATKKGKGEKLSPLEASSFEALTARTMSRWLSEYATTNCAAPKTCNRYREILQKMFAWATDVYGIKFPGGDNPALKIKRWREGAPVIVFLTIDDIAHQLSVLQGKQQLQTMAAVYIYAGLRREEGLMLQGQDVDLEAGYIRIRSKEVLGRSWQPKNGKNRLVPISSELRRYLETYKPTPSEGNWYFPSPEGGWWDPDNFSGRALAPINKANGLTWGCDEFRHTFGSQLAMVGTALQKIAKLMGNSVQICERHYAALLPESLVDCVEFPKKVDAEASQPRTAGRMQMESGRPQLRLIVSRP, via the coding sequence ATGGCAGGAATATACCGGCGCGGAACCACCTACTATGCTATGTACTACATCGGGGGGAAGAAGCACCGCAAGAGCCTCGAAACCGACGATGTGAAAATCGCGAAAGCCAGACTTCGTAAACTTGAGGACGAACTCGACGCTGGCAGCGATACACCCTTCCCGACCAAGACCTCAATTCCGATAGTCCTTGAGGCGTATATCCAGCATATGTTCTCTTACCGGGATGCAAAGAGTGTGAACCGGGATCTTTCGCCCATGCGGATCATGTTCGGAGAGGTCTGTTCCTCCTTGAAGGTGAAGAACAAGGCCATAGTGGAAAAGATTGAACACCGTGCAACAAAAAAAGGGAAGGGTGAGAAGCTTTCACCATTAGAGGCATCTTCTTTCGAGGCCCTGACTGCCAGGACGATGTCCCGGTGGCTGTCCGAATATGCGACTACAAACTGTGCTGCTCCCAAAACCTGCAACAGGTACCGCGAAATCCTACAAAAGATGTTTGCGTGGGCAACCGATGTTTATGGAATCAAGTTCCCAGGAGGGGATAATCCAGCATTGAAGATTAAGCGGTGGCGCGAAGGAGCGCCGGTAATCGTTTTTCTCACAATTGATGACATCGCCCACCAACTCTCGGTGTTGCAGGGGAAGCAACAGTTGCAGACGATGGCAGCTGTTTATATCTACGCAGGCCTCCGCCGTGAGGAAGGCCTAATGCTTCAGGGGCAGGATGTGGATCTGGAGGCAGGGTATATAAGAATTCGCTCGAAGGAGGTCTTGGGGCGTAGCTGGCAGCCCAAGAACGGGAAAAACCGGTTGGTACCAATTTCGTCGGAGCTGCGACGGTATCTCGAGACCTATAAACCAACTCCGTCCGAGGGTAACTGGTACTTTCCTTCGCCTGAAGGGGGCTGGTGGGACCCCGACAACTTTTCAGGACGCGCCCTGGCTCCCATAAACAAGGCGAATGGCCTGACATGGGGATGTGACGAGTTCAGACACACCTTTGGCAGCCAACTCGCCATGGTTGGGACTGCTCTCCAGAAGATCGCTAAGCTGATGGGGAACTCCGTGCAAATCTGTGAGCGTCATTACGCCGCGCTTCTCCCTGAAAGCTTGGTCGACTGCGTAGAATTCCCGAAAAAAGTAGATGCTGAGGCCTCACAGCCACGAACCGCTGGTCGTATGCAAATGGAAAGTGGGAGACCGCAGTTGCGCCTGATTGTTTCAAGACCTTAA
- the rlmB gene encoding 23S rRNA (guanosine(2251)-2'-O)-methyltransferase RlmB, with protein sequence MSKEEIIYGLNPVTEALRGNRRIFELFVAGISTDKRLEKLLKLAAEKKVPVRQREKADLGRLCGTDHHQGVALKVEPFPYADLDDVLAGLQGTRDGLILVLDSVQDPHNLGALIRSAACAGAHAVVIPKDRAAGVTAVVEKSSAGATETVAVAQVTNISQALESLKKAGFWIYGADGSAKHTLYQQDFTGPVALVIGGEGEGIRPLVRKGCDEVVSIPLQGGVNSLNASVAGGIFLFEVVRQRLCGKK encoded by the coding sequence ATGTCAAAAGAAGAAATCATCTACGGCCTGAATCCGGTCACCGAAGCCCTGCGCGGCAACCGTCGCATTTTCGAGCTTTTCGTTGCCGGGATCAGCACCGACAAGCGCCTGGAGAAGTTGCTGAAGCTTGCCGCGGAGAAGAAGGTCCCGGTGCGCCAGCGCGAGAAAGCTGACTTGGGCCGTTTGTGCGGCACCGACCATCATCAGGGCGTCGCCCTAAAGGTGGAGCCGTTTCCCTACGCCGACCTCGACGACGTGCTGGCAGGGCTGCAGGGAACCCGGGACGGCCTGATCCTGGTCCTCGACAGCGTGCAGGACCCGCACAACCTGGGCGCCCTGATCCGCAGCGCCGCCTGCGCCGGCGCCCATGCCGTCGTCATACCCAAGGACCGCGCCGCAGGCGTCACCGCCGTCGTCGAGAAGTCCTCCGCCGGCGCCACCGAGACCGTCGCCGTGGCACAGGTCACCAACATCTCGCAGGCGCTGGAGAGTTTGAAGAAAGCCGGTTTCTGGATCTACGGAGCCGACGGCTCCGCGAAACACACCCTTTACCAGCAGGACTTTACCGGTCCGGTGGCTCTTGTCATAGGTGGGGAAGGGGAGGGGATCCGCCCCCTGGTCAGGAAGGGGTGCGACGAAGTGGTCAGCATTCCGCTGCAAGGAGGCGTCAACTCGCTGAACGCCTCCGTCGCCGGCGGTATCTTCCTCTTCGAGGTAGTACGTCAGAGGCTTTGCGGCAAGAAGTAA
- the pyrF gene encoding orotidine-5'-phosphate decarboxylase yields MTREEAIKKIIFAMDVKEFSDVQYWAELLSQHVGMFKVGKQLYTACGPAAVRMIQKCGGEVFLDLKYHDIPNTVAMAALEAANLGVQLCDLHAMGGYEMMNKTMETLDKNFSGCTARPKVLAITVLTSSNEETLRGIGIDLPVPEMVVKLAKLAKSAGVDGVVASPQEVGLIREACGKDFLVVTPGVRPSFASADDQKRIMTPAEAVRAGSDYLVIGRPIAAAQSPAEAAQKIVDEIVAG; encoded by the coding sequence ATGACTAGAGAAGAAGCAATCAAGAAGATCATTTTCGCCATGGACGTGAAGGAATTCAGCGACGTCCAGTACTGGGCCGAGCTCCTTTCCCAGCACGTCGGCATGTTCAAGGTCGGCAAGCAGCTCTACACCGCCTGCGGCCCGGCCGCTGTCCGCATGATCCAGAAGTGCGGCGGCGAGGTGTTCCTCGACCTTAAATACCACGACATCCCGAACACCGTTGCCATGGCCGCCCTCGAGGCCGCCAATCTCGGCGTCCAGCTGTGCGACCTGCATGCCATGGGTGGCTACGAGATGATGAACAAGACCATGGAGACCCTGGACAAGAACTTCAGCGGCTGCACCGCGCGTCCCAAGGTCCTCGCCATCACCGTGCTCACCTCCTCCAACGAAGAGACTCTGCGCGGTATCGGTATCGACCTCCCGGTCCCCGAGATGGTGGTGAAGCTCGCCAAGCTAGCCAAGAGCGCCGGTGTCGACGGCGTGGTCGCCTCTCCGCAGGAAGTGGGCCTGATCAGGGAGGCCTGCGGCAAGGACTTCCTGGTGGTCACCCCCGGCGTCCGTCCGAGTTTTGCCTCCGCCGACGACCAGAAGCGTATCATGACCCCCGCCGAAGCCGTCAGGGCAGGCTCCGACTACCTGGTCATCGGTCGTCCCATCGCCGCCGCCCAGAGCCCGGCCGAAGCCGCCCAGAAGATCGTCGACGAAATCGTAGCCGGTTAG
- a CDS encoding proline--tRNA ligase has product MRYSQYFIPTVKETPSDAEVISHKLMLRAGMIRKLAAGIYNYLPLGLRSIRKVEQIVREEMNRAGAIELLMPAVQPAELWKESGRWEFYGKELLRFKDRKDAEFCMGPTHEEVVTDLIRKEIRSYRQMPINLYQIQGKFRDEIRPRFGLMRGREFIMKDAYSFDVNEAGADVSYEKMYKAYRRIFERCGLKFRAVEADTGSIGGNYSHEFMVLADSGEDAIVSCSCCEYAANMEKAETRKSEAVEHADPRPMEHVATPGQKSIEDVSAFLGVNATQVVKTLVLVADGEPVVALVRGDYDLNEIKLKNHLGAAELEMAEDDVVLKVTGAPTGYAGPVGLAGKVKVVADLSLQGMHNFVTGANAADTHLKNVNIGRDFNVDGYVDIRNVVIGDPCPRCDSGKLEIWRGIEVGHVFKLGTKYSKALNASFLDANGKEQIIFMGCYGIGIGRTVAACIEQNHDENGIIFPIPIAPFHCIVSALSAKDDEVKAASEQIYNELLEAGVEVLLDDRDERPGFKFKDADLIGIPLRIVVGAKTLAEGKVELKERRGGEVEILPIAEAVAKVKAAVKEALQA; this is encoded by the coding sequence ATGCGTTATTCCCAGTACTTTATTCCTACCGTGAAGGAAACCCCCTCTGACGCGGAGGTCATCTCCCACAAGCTGATGCTGCGCGCCGGCATGATCAGGAAACTTGCCGCCGGCATCTACAACTACCTGCCACTGGGGCTGCGCTCCATCCGCAAGGTGGAGCAGATCGTCCGCGAGGAGATGAACCGCGCAGGGGCCATCGAGCTCCTGATGCCCGCCGTGCAGCCGGCCGAACTCTGGAAGGAGTCGGGGCGCTGGGAATTCTACGGCAAGGAACTTTTGCGCTTCAAGGACAGGAAGGACGCAGAGTTCTGCATGGGACCCACCCACGAAGAGGTTGTCACCGACCTGATCCGCAAGGAGATCCGCAGCTACCGGCAGATGCCGATCAACCTGTACCAGATCCAGGGCAAGTTCCGCGACGAGATCCGCCCGCGCTTCGGCCTTATGCGCGGCCGCGAGTTCATAATGAAGGACGCCTACTCCTTCGACGTGAACGAGGCGGGTGCGGACGTCTCCTACGAGAAGATGTACAAGGCCTACCGCCGCATCTTCGAGCGCTGCGGCCTGAAGTTCCGCGCCGTCGAGGCCGACACTGGTTCCATCGGCGGTAACTACTCCCACGAGTTCATGGTGCTGGCCGACTCCGGCGAGGACGCCATCGTTTCCTGCTCCTGCTGCGAGTACGCGGCCAACATGGAGAAGGCCGAGACCAGGAAGAGCGAGGCGGTGGAACACGCCGATCCCCGCCCGATGGAGCACGTCGCTACCCCCGGGCAAAAGAGCATCGAAGATGTTTCCGCCTTCCTCGGCGTCAACGCGACCCAGGTGGTGAAGACCCTGGTGCTGGTCGCCGACGGCGAACCGGTCGTAGCACTTGTGCGCGGTGATTACGACCTCAACGAGATCAAGCTGAAGAACCACCTCGGTGCGGCAGAACTGGAGATGGCAGAAGACGACGTGGTCCTCAAGGTGACTGGCGCACCCACCGGCTACGCGGGCCCGGTCGGCCTCGCCGGCAAGGTGAAGGTCGTCGCCGACCTCTCGCTGCAGGGGATGCACAACTTCGTCACCGGCGCCAACGCCGCCGATACCCATCTGAAGAACGTCAACATCGGGCGCGACTTCAACGTCGACGGATACGTCGACATCAGGAACGTGGTCATCGGCGATCCCTGCCCGCGCTGCGACAGCGGCAAGCTGGAGATCTGGCGCGGTATCGAAGTCGGCCACGTCTTCAAGCTGGGGACCAAGTACTCCAAGGCGCTGAACGCGAGCTTCCTCGACGCCAACGGCAAAGAGCAGATCATCTTCATGGGATGCTACGGCATCGGCATCGGGCGTACCGTGGCCGCCTGCATCGAGCAGAACCACGACGAGAACGGCATCATCTTCCCTATTCCCATCGCGCCGTTCCACTGCATCGTATCCGCGCTTTCCGCAAAAGATGACGAAGTGAAGGCCGCCTCCGAGCAGATCTACAACGAGCTCCTGGAAGCGGGAGTGGAAGTGCTGCTAGACGACCGCGATGAGCGTCCGGGCTTCAAGTTCAAGGACGCCGACCTGATCGGTATCCCGCTGCGGATTGTGGTCGGCGCCAAGACTCTCGCCGAAGGCAAAGTCGAGCTGAAGGAGAGAAGGGGTGGCGAGGTGGAGATCCTGCCCATCGCCGAAGCCGTAGCCAAGGTGAAAGCCGCCGTCAAAGAGGCACTGCAGGCATAA